A region of Rhodamnia argentea isolate NSW1041297 chromosome 9, ASM2092103v1, whole genome shotgun sequence DNA encodes the following proteins:
- the LOC115742919 gene encoding EH domain-containing protein 1-like isoform X2, with amino-acid sequence MEVKSGTLGSCSKDHQRIYQEWFNFADSDGDGRITGNAATKFFAMSKLSREELKQVWAIADSKRQGFLGFHEFIIAMQLISLAQEGVQLTSISLKYEADVEKIDPPLMEGLDSLIAKIKNSTVVVDPETNGSAQTLPPPSSQWFASKSGRKAPQYSVTSIVDGLKRLYIEKLKPLEVAYRFNDFVSPLLANSDFDAKPMVMLLGQYSTGKTTFIKHLLKGEYPGAHIGPEPTTDRFVVVMSGPDERSIPGNTIAVHADMPFNGLTKFGGAFLSKFECSQMPHPLLDQITFVDTPGVLSGEKQRTQRSYDFTGVISWFAAKCDLILLLFDPHKLDISDEFKRVIASLRGNDDKIRVVLNKADQVDTQQLMRVYGALMWSLGKVLNTPEVARVYVGSFNDKPINEGIVGPIGRDLFEKEQDDLLADLIDIPKKACDRRINEFVKRARAAKIHAYIISHLKKEMPAMMGKAKAQQRLIDNLEDEFAKVQREYHLPAGDFPSVEHFKEVLSGYSIDKFEKLKPKMIQAVDDMLGYEIPELLKNFRNPYE; translated from the exons ATGGAGGTTAAGTCCGGCACGTTGGGTTCCTGCTCGAAGGACCACCAGCGCATCTATCAGGAGTGGTTCAACTTCGCCGATTCAG ATGGAGATGGGCGCATCACTGGAAATGCCGCCACGAAGTTCTTCGCCATGTCGAAGCTTTCGCGAGAGGAGCTCAAGCAG GTTTGGGCCATCGCAGATTCCAAACGTCAAGGGTTTCTTGGCTTTCACGAGTTTATCATCGCTATGCAG CTGATTTCTCTGGCACAAGAAGGAGTTCAATTAACCTCCATCAGCCTTAAGTATGAAG CTGATGTGGAGAAGATCGACCCTCCTCTGATGGAAGGATTGGATTCCCTGATTGCT aaaatcaagaacTCAACAGTTGTTGTCGATCCTGAAACAAATG GAAGTGCTCAGACCCTGCCACCGCCATCATCTCAATGGTTTGCTTCGAAATCAGGGAGGAAG GCACCTCAATATTCGGTTACATCAATTGTCGATGGTTTGAAGAGATTGTATATAGAAAAGCTGAAGCCTCTTGAAGTTGCATATCGCTTCAATGATTTTGTGTCCCCTTTGTTG GCAAACAGTGATTTTGATGCTAAACCCATGGTGATGCTCCTTGGTCAGTATTCTACAGGGAAAACTACTTTCATAAAGCATTTGCTGAAGGGTGAATACCCAG GAGCTCATATTGGACCTGAGCCTACAACAGATAGATTTGTTGTTGTCATG TCTGGACCGGATGAGAGAAGCATCCCGGGGAACACAATTGCTGTCCATGCAGACATGCCCTTCAACGGACTGACGAAATTTGGAGgagcatttttgtcaaaatttgagTGTTCCCAGATGCCACACCCT CTGCTTGATCAAATTACTTTTGTGGATACTCCTGGTGTTCTATCTGGAGAAAAGCAAAGAACCCAACGGAGCTATGATTTTACTGGGGTCATATCATGGTTTGCAGCCAAATGTGATCTGATTCTTCTTCTGTTTGATCCTCACAAACTTGATATCAGTGATGAGTTCAAGCGTGTTATCGCATCTCTACGTGGTAATGATGACAAGATACGTGTTGTTCTTAATAAAGCAGACCAAGTCGATACGCAACAA CTGATGAGGGTGTATGGAGCACTGATGTGGTCGCTTGGAAAAGTGCTGAACACTCCTGAAGTTGCACGCGTTTATGTTGG GTCCTTTAATGACAAGCCTATTAATGAAGGCATTGTGGGTCCTATAGGGCGTGATCTCTTCGAAAAAGAACAGGATGACCTTCTTGCAGATTTGATTGACATTCCTAAGAAAGCTTGTGACCGTCGG ATCAATGAATTTGTGAAGCGTGCTAGGGCTGCTAAGATTCATGCTTACATCATTAGTCATCTTAAGAAGGAGATGCCTGCCATGATGGGCAAGGCAAAGGCTCAGCAACGGTTAATTGATAATCTTGAAGATGAATTTGCCAAG GTTCAAAGGGAATACCATCTACCGGCAGGTGATTTTCCCAGCGTCGAGCATTTCAAAGAGGTCTTGAGTGGCTATAGCATTGACAAATTCGAAAAGCTGAAGCCCAAGATGATACAAGCCGTTGACGACATGCTCGGCTACGAGATCCCTGAGCTCCTGAAGAATTTCAGAAATCCTTATGAATGA
- the LOC115742919 gene encoding EH domain-containing protein 1-like isoform X1, whose amino-acid sequence MEVKSGTLGSCSKDHQRIYQEWFNFADSDGDGRITGNAATKFFAMSKLSREELKQVWAIADSKRQGFLGFHEFIIAMQLISLAQEGVQLTSISLKYEADVEKIDPPLMEGLDSLIAKIKNSTVVVDPETNGSAQTLPPPSSQWFASKSGRKAQAPQYSVTSIVDGLKRLYIEKLKPLEVAYRFNDFVSPLLANSDFDAKPMVMLLGQYSTGKTTFIKHLLKGEYPGAHIGPEPTTDRFVVVMSGPDERSIPGNTIAVHADMPFNGLTKFGGAFLSKFECSQMPHPLLDQITFVDTPGVLSGEKQRTQRSYDFTGVISWFAAKCDLILLLFDPHKLDISDEFKRVIASLRGNDDKIRVVLNKADQVDTQQLMRVYGALMWSLGKVLNTPEVARVYVGSFNDKPINEGIVGPIGRDLFEKEQDDLLADLIDIPKKACDRRINEFVKRARAAKIHAYIISHLKKEMPAMMGKAKAQQRLIDNLEDEFAKVQREYHLPAGDFPSVEHFKEVLSGYSIDKFEKLKPKMIQAVDDMLGYEIPELLKNFRNPYE is encoded by the exons ATGGAGGTTAAGTCCGGCACGTTGGGTTCCTGCTCGAAGGACCACCAGCGCATCTATCAGGAGTGGTTCAACTTCGCCGATTCAG ATGGAGATGGGCGCATCACTGGAAATGCCGCCACGAAGTTCTTCGCCATGTCGAAGCTTTCGCGAGAGGAGCTCAAGCAG GTTTGGGCCATCGCAGATTCCAAACGTCAAGGGTTTCTTGGCTTTCACGAGTTTATCATCGCTATGCAG CTGATTTCTCTGGCACAAGAAGGAGTTCAATTAACCTCCATCAGCCTTAAGTATGAAG CTGATGTGGAGAAGATCGACCCTCCTCTGATGGAAGGATTGGATTCCCTGATTGCT aaaatcaagaacTCAACAGTTGTTGTCGATCCTGAAACAAATG GAAGTGCTCAGACCCTGCCACCGCCATCATCTCAATGGTTTGCTTCGAAATCAGGGAGGAAG gCACAGGCACCTCAATATTCGGTTACATCAATTGTCGATGGTTTGAAGAGATTGTATATAGAAAAGCTGAAGCCTCTTGAAGTTGCATATCGCTTCAATGATTTTGTGTCCCCTTTGTTG GCAAACAGTGATTTTGATGCTAAACCCATGGTGATGCTCCTTGGTCAGTATTCTACAGGGAAAACTACTTTCATAAAGCATTTGCTGAAGGGTGAATACCCAG GAGCTCATATTGGACCTGAGCCTACAACAGATAGATTTGTTGTTGTCATG TCTGGACCGGATGAGAGAAGCATCCCGGGGAACACAATTGCTGTCCATGCAGACATGCCCTTCAACGGACTGACGAAATTTGGAGgagcatttttgtcaaaatttgagTGTTCCCAGATGCCACACCCT CTGCTTGATCAAATTACTTTTGTGGATACTCCTGGTGTTCTATCTGGAGAAAAGCAAAGAACCCAACGGAGCTATGATTTTACTGGGGTCATATCATGGTTTGCAGCCAAATGTGATCTGATTCTTCTTCTGTTTGATCCTCACAAACTTGATATCAGTGATGAGTTCAAGCGTGTTATCGCATCTCTACGTGGTAATGATGACAAGATACGTGTTGTTCTTAATAAAGCAGACCAAGTCGATACGCAACAA CTGATGAGGGTGTATGGAGCACTGATGTGGTCGCTTGGAAAAGTGCTGAACACTCCTGAAGTTGCACGCGTTTATGTTGG GTCCTTTAATGACAAGCCTATTAATGAAGGCATTGTGGGTCCTATAGGGCGTGATCTCTTCGAAAAAGAACAGGATGACCTTCTTGCAGATTTGATTGACATTCCTAAGAAAGCTTGTGACCGTCGG ATCAATGAATTTGTGAAGCGTGCTAGGGCTGCTAAGATTCATGCTTACATCATTAGTCATCTTAAGAAGGAGATGCCTGCCATGATGGGCAAGGCAAAGGCTCAGCAACGGTTAATTGATAATCTTGAAGATGAATTTGCCAAG GTTCAAAGGGAATACCATCTACCGGCAGGTGATTTTCCCAGCGTCGAGCATTTCAAAGAGGTCTTGAGTGGCTATAGCATTGACAAATTCGAAAAGCTGAAGCCCAAGATGATACAAGCCGTTGACGACATGCTCGGCTACGAGATCCCTGAGCTCCTGAAGAATTTCAGAAATCCTTATGAATGA